From the Desulfovibrio sp. JY genome, one window contains:
- a CDS encoding autotransporter domain-containing protein, translating to MAGSITATVTEKGSSAYGMLAAGGAISIGGGLSGSITATATGDGGRAYGLKNDAGSISISGPLSGSIIATATGSSGRAYGVSTPSGDFSISGPLSGSITATATGSSGTAYGIYTSGSVSIDSIAGTGRILAEGAADAVGLNGASGVTITHDMAGSIIATATGSSGSAYGMLAYGHAISIGGPLSGSITATVTGDGGHAYGVAISSIGDISISGPLSGSITATATGDGGRAYGVNTSSGDISISGPLSGSITAMTTGAGGAARGIYSSKSLTNGSGGALVISSTGSVSAISDGMATAVLSHGQLLLTVEGKLSATNTSGHVFDSGYAIQSSSGNDGVTLADGATIIGRIDLGSGNDSDTLKLLGTPNADTNIPLISGVETLDVGDGTTATNWSLAPTSASSFTTTTIYTNAALTINSNVSLGALTLDGGMLRPSEDMTYSGDVALSVKNGTFDTNGYAMTLAGVVSGSGALTKTGSGTLTLAGTNTYTGATNINGGTLSISSAANLQDTSGITLDGGTLQATNTLALDKSIALGASGGTFAVGNGSDTLTLAGVVSGSGALTKTGSGTLTLAGTNTYTGATNINGGTLSISSAANLQGTSGITLDGGTLQATNTLELGKSIALGASGGTFAVANSSDTLTLSGAITDAVPGTAGSLTKTGAGTLKLTNTGNTYSGPTFINQGTLQAGAVNAFSPNSVVVLANAAGATLDLNNYDQVIAGLSGGGSNGGNVSLGSATLTVNQAIDTTYAGVISGTGSLKKSGSGTLTLTGTNTYTGGTLFAGGTIAVASDANLGDASGSLTFDGGTLKTTNDFAISRDIEAASTGTLDNGGNSVSLQGSLTGSGALTLAGSGTVTLDTGFDASTSTGTVIVANGTTLAGVGKLHNLTVNGIISPGHSPGTITVGGDFTLGSTGTYVCQVSASGDSDLINVTGKATLSGTLTVVAVDTTYTSGTSWNILQASSVSGTYSNVTYAGTPQNWVFVPGVSGTGATLTLTRQSYSTASSSSQSSSTGSALDAAAYTATGEMASLITVLDNSYGLADASWSSAQTLASAIRSTTQNALTDYSLNVLSAEVYDAFSRNVFAAGRLLTAAQRSGLHEGEDGVGQGFANPLEIGPSTLASQNNQYGLALGLDTAGVGASSLSLGRLGVFIKPLGMRAFQQGSSNRTGYSAVSGGITGGLLYRPSSKLTLALAPGFVTQSISVHSEGGGQGTVNDWSLGLLAAYRSGPWHADAGVRGAYNTFRSSRSLPLPMGSYTAKGNWDGWNVDVSAGGGYDFTAGDYTFGPLAAVSWQRLHENGFAETGAGTLGQSIRPRNTEALNTVLGARLARTFETSAGDVTPEVRLGWSAQWLDASQNITASFIGASGSTYQVKSADHAYNSALVDIGVSMRVSPSLTATTRAGVELFRPGYESQAASVGLKYSF from the coding sequence ATGGCCGGCTCCATCACCGCCACGGTGACCGAGAAAGGCAGCAGCGCGTACGGCATGCTCGCTGCTGGCGGCGCGATCAGCATCGGCGGGGGGCTCTCCGGCTCCATCACCGCCACGGCGACCGGGGATGGTGGCCGCGCGTACGGACTTAAAAATGATGCCGGCAGCATCAGCATTTCCGGGCCGCTCTCCGGCTCCATCATCGCCACGGCGACCGGAAGTAGCGGCAGAGCGTACGGCGTTAGCACTCCTTCCGGCGACTTCAGCATTTCCGGGCCGCTCTCCGGCTCCATCACCGCCACGGCGACCGGAAGTAGCGGCACCGCGTACGGCATATACACTTCGGGAAGCGTCAGCATCGACTCCATCGCCGGCACGGGCCGAATCCTGGCCGAGGGGGCCGCGGACGCTGTCGGACTCAATGGGGCTAGCGGAGTAACCATCACGCACGATATGGCCGGCTCCATCATCGCCACGGCGACCGGAAGTAGCGGCAGCGCGTACGGCATGCTCGCTTATGGCCACGCGATCAGCATCGGCGGGCCGCTCTCCGGCTCCATCACCGCCACGGTGACCGGGGATGGTGGCCACGCGTACGGCGTTGCCATTTCTTCTATCGGCGACATCAGCATTTCCGGGCCGCTCTCCGGCTCCATCACCGCCACGGCGACCGGGGATGGTGGCCGCGCGTACGGCGTTAACACTTCTTCCGGCGACATCAGCATTTCCGGGCCGCTCTCCGGCTCCATCACCGCCATGACGACCGGGGCGGGCGGCGCCGCGCGCGGCATTTATAGCAGTAAGAGTCTCACGAACGGCTCGGGTGGCGCGCTGGTCATCTCCAGCACAGGTTCCGTTTCAGCCATATCCGACGGCATGGCCACAGCCGTTCTCTCCCACGGCCAGCTCCTGTTGACCGTCGAGGGAAAGCTCTCCGCCACGAACACCAGCGGCCACGTCTTCGACAGTGGTTACGCCATCCAATCCAGTTCAGGCAACGACGGCGTCACCTTGGCCGATGGGGCCACGATCATCGGCCGCATCGACCTGGGCTCCGGCAATGACAGCGACACCCTGAAGTTGCTCGGGACCCCGAATGCCGATACGAATATTCCCTTGATAAGCGGCGTCGAAACACTCGACGTCGGCGACGGGACAACGGCCACCAACTGGTCTCTCGCGCCGACAAGCGCAAGCTCTTTTACGACGACAACCATTTATACCAACGCCGCCCTCACCATCAACAGCAACGTCTCCCTCGGCGCGTTGACCCTCGACGGCGGTATGCTCCGTCCATCCGAAGACATGACCTATTCGGGGGACGTGGCGCTCTCTGTGAAAAATGGCACCTTCGACACCAACGGATACGCCATGACGCTTGCCGGCGTCGTCTCCGGTTCCGGCGCCTTGACCAAGACAGGATCGGGCACTCTGACGCTTGCCGGCACCAACACCTACACCGGGGCCACCAACATCAACGGGGGCACGCTGAGCATTTCCTCGGCGGCCAACCTGCAAGACACGAGCGGCATCACCCTTGACGGCGGCACGCTTCAGGCCACGAACACGCTGGCGCTTGACAAGTCGATCGCCTTGGGCGCCAGCGGCGGCACCTTTGCAGTCGGCAACGGCAGCGACACCCTGACGCTTGCCGGCGTGGTCTCCGGTTCCGGCGCCTTGACCAAGACAGGATCGGGCACTCTGACGCTTGCCGGCACCAACACCTACACCGGGGCCACCAACATCAACGGCGGCACGCTGAGCATTTCCTCGGCGGCCAACCTGCAAGGCACGAGCGGCATCACCCTTGACGGCGGCACGCTTCAGGCCACGAACACGCTGGAGCTTGGCAAGTCGATCGCCTTGGGCGCGAGCGGCGGCACCTTTGCAGTCGCCAACAGCAGCGACACCCTGACCCTTTCCGGCGCGATCACCGACGCCGTGCCGGGAACCGCCGGCTCCCTGACCAAGACCGGGGCCGGGACGCTCAAGCTCACCAACACCGGCAACACCTACTCCGGCCCGACCTTCATCAACCAGGGCACGCTGCAAGCCGGGGCGGTAAACGCCTTTTCCCCGAACTCCGTGGTGGTCCTGGCCAATGCCGCCGGGGCGACGTTGGACCTCAATAATTACGATCAGGTCATCGCCGGCCTTTCCGGCGGCGGATCGAACGGCGGCAACGTCTCCCTCGGCTCGGCCACCCTGACCGTGAACCAGGCCATCGACACCACCTACGCCGGCGTCATCTCCGGCACAGGCTCGCTCAAAAAGTCCGGTTCCGGCACCCTGACCCTCACCGGAACCAACACCTACACGGGCGGCACCCTCTTCGCCGGCGGCACGATAGCGGTCGCCAGCGACGCCAACCTCGGCGACGCCTCGGGCAGCCTCACCTTCGACGGCGGCACGCTCAAGACCACCAACGACTTTGCAATCTCCCGGGACATCGAGGCCGCGAGCACCGGCACGCTGGACAACGGCGGCAACAGCGTCAGCCTGCAAGGGAGCCTGACCGGCTCCGGCGCGCTGACCCTGGCCGGCTCCGGCACGGTCACCCTGGACACGGGCTTCGACGCCTCCACGTCCACCGGCACGGTCATCGTGGCCAACGGAACCACCCTCGCCGGCGTCGGCAAGCTGCACAACCTGACCGTCAACGGCATCATCTCGCCGGGCCATTCCCCCGGCACCATCACCGTCGGCGGCGACTTCACCCTGGGCTCGACCGGCACCTACGTGTGCCAGGTCAGCGCCTCCGGAGACTCCGACCTGATCAACGTGACCGGCAAGGCGACGCTCTCCGGCACACTCACCGTCGTGGCCGTCGACACCACCTACACCAGCGGCACGAGCTGGAACATACTCCAGGCTTCCTCCGTCAGCGGCACCTATTCCAACGTGACCTATGCCGGGACGCCGCAAAACTGGGTTTTCGTGCCGGGTGTCTCAGGCACCGGCGCCACACTGACCCTGACGCGCCAGTCCTACTCGACAGCGTCTTCAAGCTCGCAATCCTCCTCGACCGGCTCCGCCCTGGACGCCGCGGCCTACACCGCCACCGGCGAGATGGCCTCGCTTATTACGGTATTGGACAACTCCTACGGCCTGGCCGACGCGTCCTGGAGCAGCGCGCAAACCCTCGCCAGCGCGATCAGGTCCACGACGCAAAACGCCCTGACCGACTATTCGCTCAATGTCCTCAGCGCCGAGGTCTACGACGCGTTTTCCCGGAATGTGTTCGCGGCCGGCCGGCTTCTGACCGCCGCCCAGCGCTCCGGGCTGCACGAAGGCGAGGACGGCGTGGGCCAGGGTTTCGCCAACCCCCTGGAAATCGGGCCGTCGACGCTCGCCTCCCAAAACAACCAGTACGGCCTGGCCCTGGGGCTCGATACCGCCGGCGTCGGCGCGTCGTCCCTGTCCCTCGGACGCCTGGGGGTCTTTATCAAGCCGCTGGGCATGCGGGCCTTCCAGCAAGGCTCCTCGAACCGGACCGGCTACTCCGCCGTTTCCGGCGGCATCACCGGCGGCCTGCTCTACCGCCCCTCCTCGAAGCTGACCCTGGCCCTGGCCCCCGGGTTCGTCACCCAGTCCATCAGCGTCCACAGCGAAGGCGGCGGCCAGGGGACGGTCAACGACTGGAGCCTGGGGCTTTTAGCCGCCTACAGGAGCGGCCCCTGGCACGCCGACGCCGGGGTGCGCGGCGCGTACAACACGTTTCGGTCCTCGCGCTCCCTGCCGTTGCCAATGGGGTCGTACACGGCCAAGGGGAACTGGGATGGCTGGAACGTGGATGTCAGCGCCGGCGGCGGTTACGACTTCACGGCCGGGGATTATACCTTCGGCCCGCTGGCGGCGGTGTCCTGGCAACGGTTGCATGAAAACGGCTTTGCCGAGACGGGGGCGGGCACGCTTGGCCAAAGCATTCGTCCCCGCAACACCGAGGCCCTCAATACGGTGCTTGGGGCGCGTCTGGCCCGGACCTTCGAGACGTCGGCCGGGGATGTGACGCCGGAGGTACGCCTGGGCTGGAGCGCGCAGTGGCTTGACGCATCGCAAAACATCACGGCCTCGTTCATTGGCGCGTCGGGGTCGACGTATCAGGTCAAAAGCGCGGATCATGCCTACAATTCGGCTCTGGTCGACATCGGGGTGAGTATGCGCGTGTCACCGTCGCTGACGGCCACGACCCGTGCCGGCGTGGAGCTCTTCCGTCCCGGCTACGAGTCCCAGGCCGCAAGCGTCGGGCTCAAATATTCCTTTTGA
- a CDS encoding OmpH family outer membrane protein yields the protein MRFGLFPLLFLGLMLCSTGCQMGSGKPTMAVINTRQVITKCNAGINASEQVRKKFAPRQAALKIQEEAIAKIKAAPGLSDPKTGKQAELEKLVRQYVVDAQALRKDVGEEESTAFKPIVDRINKVLADYAKENGLLSVQDKNGFAFIDPRIDITDAIIKKVDAAK from the coding sequence ATGCGGTTTGGTCTTTTTCCCCTGTTGTTTCTTGGCCTCATGCTGTGCTCCACAGGTTGTCAAATGGGTTCGGGCAAGCCGACCATGGCGGTGATCAATACGCGGCAAGTCATCACCAAGTGCAATGCCGGCATAAACGCGTCCGAGCAGGTGCGGAAGAAATTCGCCCCGCGCCAGGCGGCCTTGAAAATCCAGGAAGAGGCCATCGCGAAGATCAAGGCCGCTCCGGGGTTAAGCGATCCGAAGACCGGAAAGCAGGCGGAACTTGAAAAGCTTGTGCGCCAGTATGTGGTGGACGCCCAAGCGCTGCGCAAGGATGTCGGCGAGGAGGAATCCACGGCGTTTAAACCCATTGTGGACAGGATCAACAAGGTGCTTGCCGACTACGCCAAGGAGAATGGTTTGCTCTCCGTGCAGGATAAAAACGGCTTCGCCTTCATTGATCCGAGGATCGATATCACCGATGCGATCATAAAAAAGGTCGATGCAGCGAAATAG
- a CDS encoding DUF3160 domain-containing protein, with translation MSHRSPLPLLALVLSLVALPGLAAAQGGPAKPAMEETLPSLENARNAQAVLSFLKINLTPDQKRFLDANKFLLVPKRDTRFGQDGGDTDPYCLNGYDEMLGMFDVVGGDGSPLERKPENTKFVGPDVVLHAMGKYFENVLEYLEKKELAPLLTRFVAALRDRALTHRKTASGALADHLETVAAQLTVPLVLLENVKAKAPPKPGEMPVYGDEEVPDKADTPTAALKRLAVLSKPFSPQTLAALQTELRRIYAAEGMEPSPLFRSYDPEGTIKADYTQYKPRGHYAKNSQLRGYFRAMMFLGRMGWPLGTPAGLSDALIVTGLLAEPGKDGKPLSASWKRLMDVTGFFAGMPDDTDYETLRAFALKVLGQKKLSLADAVNPDVLGRLAGRLGELPEPRILSDILVDPSIPKTTKEAMLAQLKNFRLFGQRFSPDAWILSRLTAGQEQTDVRLPSMPSALFVPAALGNATAREFTAAFLAGPGQDFSPDEVTAFLGRMDATAKGLAGLPEKSWDESLAAAWLHVLSTLKTRHGPGWPAYMQSPPFPAKRIETILGSYTELKHATVLYAKQNYAECGDGEDEGTPPPVPRGFVEPAPDFWAAMVKLLGTAKAGFAHYKLLPDELEEYGRLGRFNDLLAFYASLAAKEMANQPISEKEYERLRTQDLGFMAAPFGSVVLCSDQCKSGLTADIHTDAVTGQALYEATGMPYVMLVLVGNEHSPRLTVGTAYNHYEFARPISEGRLTDEAWRGDAYAKPPRVPAKNAWYKGLDTQ, from the coding sequence ATGTCCCACCGAAGTCCATTGCCGCTGTTGGCGCTTGTTCTGTCTCTGGTTGCCCTGCCCGGATTGGCCGCCGCCCAGGGGGGCCCGGCCAAACCGGCCATGGAGGAGACGCTTCCCTCCCTGGAAAACGCCAGGAATGCCCAGGCGGTGCTTTCCTTTCTCAAAATCAACCTGACCCCGGACCAAAAACGCTTCCTCGATGCCAACAAATTCCTCCTGGTGCCCAAGCGCGACACCCGCTTCGGCCAGGATGGTGGCGATACCGACCCGTACTGCCTCAACGGCTATGACGAGATGCTCGGCATGTTCGACGTTGTCGGCGGCGACGGTTCGCCCCTTGAGCGCAAACCGGAGAACACCAAGTTCGTGGGGCCGGACGTGGTGCTCCACGCCATGGGCAAATATTTCGAAAACGTCTTGGAGTATCTGGAAAAAAAGGAGCTGGCCCCGCTGCTGACCCGGTTCGTGGCCGCTTTGCGGGACCGGGCCCTGACCCACAGGAAAACCGCTTCCGGCGCGTTGGCCGACCACCTGGAAACCGTGGCCGCCCAGCTCACCGTGCCCCTGGTGCTGCTGGAAAACGTCAAGGCGAAAGCGCCCCCCAAGCCCGGCGAAATGCCCGTGTACGGGGATGAGGAAGTGCCCGACAAGGCCGACACGCCCACCGCCGCCCTAAAGCGCCTGGCCGTCCTGTCCAAGCCGTTCTCGCCCCAAACCCTGGCCGCCCTCCAAACCGAACTGCGGCGCATCTACGCGGCCGAGGGTATGGAGCCGTCGCCGCTTTTTCGCAGCTACGATCCCGAAGGCACGATCAAGGCCGACTACACCCAGTACAAGCCCCGGGGGCATTACGCCAAAAACTCGCAACTGCGCGGCTACTTCCGGGCCATGATGTTCCTGGGCCGCATGGGCTGGCCGCTTGGCACGCCCGCCGGCCTGTCCGACGCCCTGATCGTCACGGGGCTTCTGGCCGAGCCGGGCAAGGACGGCAAACCGCTGTCCGCCTCCTGGAAACGCCTGATGGACGTCACCGGCTTTTTCGCCGGCATGCCCGACGACACCGATTACGAGACCCTGCGCGCATTCGCCCTCAAGGTGCTGGGGCAAAAGAAGCTGTCCCTGGCCGACGCCGTGAACCCGGATGTGCTGGGAAGGCTCGCCGGCCGTCTCGGCGAGTTGCCCGAGCCGCGCATCCTGTCCGACATCCTGGTCGATCCCTCCATCCCCAAGACCACCAAGGAGGCCATGCTCGCCCAGCTCAAAAACTTCCGCCTGTTCGGCCAGCGTTTTTCCCCGGACGCCTGGATCCTGTCCCGCCTGACCGCCGGCCAGGAACAAACCGACGTCCGCCTGCCCTCCATGCCTTCGGCCCTGTTCGTGCCGGCGGCCCTGGGCAACGCCACGGCCCGGGAGTTCACCGCCGCCTTTCTGGCCGGTCCGGGCCAGGATTTTTCCCCGGACGAGGTGACCGCCTTCCTGGGACGGATGGACGCCACGGCCAAGGGACTGGCCGGCCTGCCGGAAAAGAGCTGGGATGAAAGCCTGGCCGCGGCCTGGCTCCACGTCCTGTCCACCCTCAAGACCCGCCACGGACCGGGCTGGCCGGCCTACATGCAAAGTCCGCCCTTCCCGGCCAAGCGCATCGAAACCATCCTTGGCTCCTACACCGAACTCAAGCACGCCACCGTGCTGTACGCCAAGCAGAACTATGCCGAGTGCGGCGACGGCGAGGACGAGGGCACGCCGCCCCCGGTGCCCAGGGGCTTCGTGGAACCGGCCCCGGACTTCTGGGCGGCCATGGTCAAGCTCCTCGGCACGGCCAAAGCCGGATTCGCCCACTACAAGCTGCTCCCCGATGAACTGGAGGAGTATGGACGCCTGGGCAGGTTCAACGACCTTCTGGCCTTCTACGCCTCCCTGGCGGCCAAGGAGATGGCCAACCAGCCTATTTCCGAGAAAGAATACGAAAGGTTGCGTACCCAGGACCTGGGTTTCATGGCCGCGCCCTTCGGATCGGTCGTCCTCTGCAGCGACCAGTGCAAAAGCGGCCTGACCGCCGACATCCACACCGACGCCGTCACCGGGCAGGCGCTCTACGAGGCCACGGGCATGCCCTATGTCATGCTCGTGCTGGTGGGCAACGAGCACAGCCCAAGGCTCACCGTGGGCACGGCCTACAACCATTACGAGTTCGCCCGCCCCATAAGCGAAGGCCGCCTCACCGATGAGGCCTGGCGGGGCGACGCCTACGCCAAACCGCCGCGCGTGCCCGCAAAAAACGCGTGGTACAAGGGCTTGGACACACAATAG
- the amrB gene encoding AmmeMemoRadiSam system protein B → MFKISLGWGVALWLLAAATAQAAPPFPALYPEPGLFRAALARKPTPAIPWRVTGLTVPHHLLAADLIADAFSRLRGQRYHRVIILCPDHFHRSATPFAVPVRDFQTALGPVALDRKATDRLLACPLVGASNLFSHEHGVQALTPFLAHHFPRARLVAVAIRASASPKQWRTLAKALTPLLDAHTLLVQSTDFSHDLTPAEAARMDQQTLRLLADPDPAKLLTLSQPRHVDCLGALFLQRALQRDVHHAAPATVANRNSQAYAATPVTRSTSYMVQYYGPTDAPLPGPDRFIFTGDAFFGRFMAKLLARPGKRAELVRRVRARTGGAPLIVNLEGVLSRRCPAHPGPYTLCMPRADTVRLLRDLGVTVAVLANNHANDLGPGALRRMARTLRRSGIIPVLAGQTTDLGPFRLAALTDLDNADPRRRNLLTRAAINRLIPPTPPKPLFAMIHWGEEFARGPDPRVLALAKALTAAGTQCVIGCHPHHAWPLTCDANACQAWSLGNFLFDQSRPDADGALLEVRFFPQGTYALRRLPIGNLYRKLGLRP, encoded by the coding sequence GTGTTCAAGATATCTTTGGGCTGGGGAGTGGCGCTCTGGCTGCTGGCCGCCGCCACGGCCCAGGCCGCGCCGCCTTTTCCCGCCCTGTACCCGGAGCCGGGACTTTTCCGGGCGGCCCTGGCCCGAAAGCCGACCCCGGCCATTCCCTGGCGCGTCACCGGCCTCACCGTACCCCATCACCTCCTGGCCGCCGACCTCATCGCCGACGCCTTCTCGCGCCTGCGCGGGCAACGCTACCACCGAGTGATCATCCTGTGCCCGGACCACTTCCACCGCTCGGCCACGCCCTTTGCCGTGCCCGTGCGGGACTTCCAAACCGCGCTGGGCCCCGTGGCCCTGGACAGAAAGGCCACGGACCGGTTGCTGGCCTGCCCTCTGGTGGGCGCCTCCAATCTTTTTTCCCACGAGCACGGCGTCCAGGCCCTGACCCCGTTTCTAGCCCACCACTTTCCGAGGGCCCGCCTTGTGGCCGTGGCCATCCGGGCCTCGGCGTCCCCAAAACAATGGAGAACCCTGGCCAAGGCCCTGACGCCGTTGCTTGACGCCCACACCCTGCTCGTTCAAAGCACGGACTTCTCACACGACCTGACGCCGGCAGAGGCCGCCCGCATGGACCAGCAGACCCTGCGCCTCCTGGCCGATCCCGATCCGGCAAAGCTCCTGACCCTCAGCCAGCCGCGCCATGTGGATTGCCTGGGCGCGCTTTTTCTCCAACGCGCCCTGCAACGGGACGTCCATCATGCCGCCCCCGCCACCGTGGCCAACCGCAACAGCCAAGCCTACGCCGCCACGCCCGTGACCCGCTCCACCAGCTACATGGTGCAGTACTACGGCCCGACGGACGCTCCCCTGCCCGGCCCCGACCGGTTCATTTTCACCGGCGACGCCTTTTTTGGCCGCTTCATGGCCAAACTGCTGGCCCGCCCCGGCAAACGCGCGGAACTCGTCCGCCGGGTGCGCGCACGTACAGGCGGCGCGCCGCTGATCGTCAATCTGGAAGGCGTGCTCTCCCGCCGCTGCCCAGCCCATCCCGGCCCCTATACCCTGTGCATGCCCCGGGCCGACACCGTGCGCCTGCTGCGCGATCTTGGCGTCACGGTCGCCGTACTGGCCAACAACCACGCCAATGACCTGGGCCCAGGCGCCCTGCGCCGCATGGCCCGAACCTTGCGCCGCAGCGGCATCATCCCCGTCCTGGCCGGCCAGACCACGGATCTCGGTCCGTTTCGCCTGGCCGCCCTGACCGACCTGGACAATGCCGACCCCAGACGCCGCAACCTGCTGACCCGGGCCGCCATCAACCGGCTGATCCCCCCCACGCCGCCCAAGCCGCTTTTCGCCATGATTCATTGGGGCGAGGAATTCGCCCGCGGCCCCGACCCACGGGTCCTGGCCCTGGCCAAGGCCCTGACTGCGGCAGGGACCCAATGCGTCATCGGTTGCCACCCGCATCACGCCTGGCCGCTCACCTGCGACGCCAATGCCTGCCAGGCCTGGTCCCTGGGCAACTTCCTCTTCGACCAGTCCCGCCCCGACGCCGACGGCGCGCTCCTCGAAGTCCGTTTCTTCCCCCAAGGCACCTACGCCCTGCGCCGTCTGCCCATCGGCAATCTCTACCGGAAACTGGGACTGCGCCCCTGA